CTTGAACAAATGGTGGAAAGTGGGCGCAAACAGAACGTTGTAACATTTCTGGGCATGTGTGCTGGGCTGTTCCGGGAGAGCACCATCTTCAAAAGCGCTAGTACCGAGTGGAAGAGCCGAACCAATAAGTTCACCTTTCAATTCGATAGTATCCCGTTGATCATTTTCCCTAGGTCCGATCTTGTTTGCTTGGCCAAGGGAGATAGTGCGGTGATCATGGGAACTTCAGGGACCTATTTCCCTACACAGGAGCTTTGGGAAGGGAAGGGTGGTAAAGTGAATTGGGTGCGAGCCGGGTTGAAGGAAACTGCAACCTATGTGGATTGGGACCATGCGTATTCGATCAAAATGAAGAGCGCCGCCTTTGAGATCGATTCGGTAAGATTGACGGATCCGTATTTCGACAGGATCCTACTTGGTAAGCTGACCGATAAAGTACTAGCCAACGTAAAAGAGGACAATGCCAGTTATCCACGGTTCGAAGGATATGATCGGCGCCAGAAGATCCAGGATATTGCGGAAGGTGTGGATTTCGAAGGTGGATTCACATTGCAAGGGGCCAAACTGCAAGGGTATGGTACCAAAGAAGAGCCTGCATACCTCACGATGTACAGGGATAAGCGACCATTCATTGTTACCAGTGGCCTCATGTATTCCATTGAGCCCGAACGCATCACGAGCGATGACGTTGCAGTCTACGTGAAATTGGACAAGGATTCCCTTTATCACCCGAGTGTCAGTTTCCGTTTTCTTAAGGATAAGAAGCAGCTCTCCCTGATCAAGAAGGATGAAGGAATGAGCAAGTCTCCCTTCTTTGATTCATATCACGAGCTCGATATGTATTTCGAAGTGCTGACCTGGAAACAAGGAGATCCATTGATCGAAATGGGCAACCTTTCCGGTAGCACACAGAATAAAGCGAGCTTCGAGAGTTTCGACTATTTCCGATTGAAGAGATATACGAGCATGCTGGGTATCGACGCGGTCCATCCACTGGTCCGTCTCAATGATTTCAGCAAACAGAACGAAGGGAAATTCTACGCTGGGGAATTCGCGGTCTACAGCAAGATCCAGAAAGAACAGATCACCTCGTTAATGATCGACATGGCCAACAAGGGCTACCTGAAATATGATGTGGAAACGGAATGGGTGGAAACCTCGCCCAGATTGCGCCAGCATATTCTTAACAGTGCCGAAAAACGGGATTACGACGCGCTCCAGTTCAACAGTGAGATGGACGGTTCAGTAAATGCGAGCATCAATCTGCTCAACAATGACCTTACGCTGATGGGCGTAACGCGAATTCTTATGAGTGATTCACAGGATGTTAAGATCTTTCCCAGTGATAAGACGGTGATCGTCAAGAAAGGAAGGGATTTTACGTTCGGCGGAGTCATTCAGGCCGGGCGATTGGAGTATTTCGGCAAGGAATACTTCTTCCATTATGAACCGTTCACCATTGATCTCCTCAACGTCGATTCCGTGAGCTTCATGGCCACCAGTTTTGAAAAGAATGACGAAGGCAAGCACACGCTTAAACGCGTTAAGAATGTGTTGGAACAGGTAAGTGGTACGTTGGAGATCGATGCGCCAAGTAACAAAAGCGGTATCAACCAGAAGGACTATACGGCCTATCCGAAATTCAACAGTGCCAAAGAGAGTTTCGTATTCTATGATCGTGGTAATATTCAACGCGGAGTGTATGTCCGCGATAAATTCTACTACCGGTCCGATCCATTCCAGATCGATAGCCTGGACAACTTTACCAACGAGGGGCTTACGTTCAATGGTACCTTGGTAAGTGGCGGGATATTCCCGGACATCAAGGAACCAATCACCCTACAGAATGATTATGCATTGGGCTTTGAGCGGGCCACTGGAACAGCTGGGTTGCCGCTCTACGGCCGCAAAGCGAAATTCAACGCTACCATCACGCTTAACGGCCGAGGCCTGCAAGGAAATGGAACGTTGGAATACCTCACAACGACGGTAAGTTCCAAGTCGTTGATCTTCATGCCCGACAGCACCTTGGGCCGTGCGGATACCTTGACCAACGTGGCCGCAACAACTCCCACAAAAGTGCCTGAGGTACAAGGAGGCGACCTCTTCGTACGGTTAACACCTGCCGATGATCTATTGCGCACGGAAATGTTACGCAAGCCAATGGCAATGTTCGGTGGGCAGACATTGTTGCATGGTACCACCGATCTGAAACCATCCGGAATGACCGGGGCTGGTCTGGCGGATTTCGGAAATGCCACATTGAGGTCCGATCTGTATGAATTTGAGACGATGTTGATCCACGCGGATACCAGTGATTTCCGGTTGACCGAAGGAGACACGGCCAGCATTGCATTCCGCACGGACAACGTGAACAGTACCATTGATCTGGATGAGCGGGTCGGAGAATTCGTGAGCAACGGAGATGAAACGAAAGTGGAATTCCCGGTGAACCAGTATTTCTGCTACATGGACCGGTTCAAGTGGTTCATGGATCAGGGCGATATCGAATTGGAAAGCGATCGTACAGCTGCGGCAGCCAACGAGGATCTGCAGCTCGCTGGTTCCAATTTCATAAGCAGCAGACCCGATCAGGACTCGCTTAGTTTCATGGCGCCCAAAGCCCGGTACGATCTTAAACGACACTTGATCACGGCAACGAGTGTGCAATACATCCAGGTCGCGGATGCGTTGATCACACCCGATAGCCTCACCGTAAGGGTCCGTAAGAATGCCGAAATGGATCCGCTCGATCACGCAGAGGTACTGGCCAATTTCGTTACCAAATATCACAAGATATACGATGCCAACATCGTCATTAAGGCCAAACGTCAGTACAGCGGAAAAGGCTTCATTGATTACGTCGATGAGAACAACAAGAGCTTTAAGATAGAGCTTCGCAACATCAATGTGGATACGGCCTATCAGACCAACGCGCTTGGCTCCATTACCAAGGAACAGGACTTTCAACTGAGCCCGGCGTTCGACTTTTTCGGTGATGTGCGATTGGTGGCCAGTGCCAAGGATCTCACCTTCAGTGGTAGCACCCGTATCCAACATGGTTGCGAAGGACTTGCTCGGAACTGGATGTCATTCACTGGTGAGATCGACCCTGCTGAAGTATTCATCCCGGTTGCGGATACCTTGTATGATGATCAGGGCGCTCTGATAGGTGCAGGCATTTACCTCACCTATGAAGACCCTTTCAGTATGTACGGGACATTCTTGAGCCGAACGAAGGATGATAAGGACCAGAAAGTGATCAGTGCGAAGGGCCTGTTGTTCTATGACAAAGGGCGGAAGGAGTACATGATCTCCAACAAGGACAAGATCCGCCAACGTGAACTTCCAGGTGATCTGGTAGCATTGGCCGTGGACAATTGCACAGTGCTCGCTGATGGTAAAGTGGATCTAGGCGTGAACTTGGTCAGATAAAATTGACCAACGTAGGTAATATGCGGTTCGACGCGGAAGCCGATCTGGCCAGCGGCAATATGGTCATGATGGCGGACTTCTTGTTCCATGACAATGCGTTGGAACGGATGGCAGCGGAGATATTGGCCTATCCTGATCAGAAACCAATGGATCTCGCAAAGACCAACTACGAGAAGATGTTGCGCGAGGTACTTGGATTGGAGGCCTCCGATAAGCTCATCAGTGAGTTGAGCATTAAAGGAGAGATCAAAAAACTACCCGATGAATTGGTGAAGCCGATCGTACTTGGCGATGTCCGCTTGAAATGGGATGGCCCGGAACAAAGTTGGTTGAGCGATGGCGAGATCGCGGTTGCGACCATTCTGAAGAAACCGGTCTATCGTATGGTAAAGGGTAAAGTGCATCTGGAACGGAAGAGAAGCGGGGACATCATGACCATCTATTTGGCTCTTGATGACCAGACCTACTACTTCTTCCAATACACACGGAATTACCTTTACGCTTATAGTAGCGATGCAAGTTTCAATACAATGATCAGTGAGCTTAAGGATGATAAGCGCACAGTTGATGCGAAAAAGGACGAACCGGCCTATCAGTTCATCATCGGTACGAAACGTAAAGTGGACGATTTCCGAGAACGTTTCAGGTTGTGATAAATGGAGTTCCCTTGGGTATATAGCATCAGTGCAATTGTTGTCGCGTACTTTTTCGGCAGCATACCATCAAGTGTTTGGTGGGGTAAGGCATTCTATGGAGTGGATGTTCGCGAGCATGGGAGCAGGAATGCCGGAGCAACAAATACGTTCAGGGTATTGGGTTGGCGTGCCGGGGTACCTGTGCTTGTGATAGACATCCTGAAAGGGTTCATTCCCGTTCGCCTGCTCCCGAATTTCAGTGACCTTGAACCGGATACTGCGCCTTGGATGTGGTTGCGTGTAGCATTGCTATTCGCGGCTGTACTCGGGCACCTCTATCCGATCATGGCAAAGTTCAGAGGAGGTAAGGGAATGGCCACCTCGCTGGGCGGTGTTCTCGCTGTCCATCCAGGAGCTGCATTGATCTGTCTGATCGTATTCCTCGTTGTATTCCTTCTGAGCAAATATGTTTCGTTAGGGTCCTTGGGTGCTGCAATAACATTTCCAATAGCTGTAGCACTCATTTACCATGAAGCCAGTGCGGTCAAAGTAGGTTTTGCAATAATCCTATGTTTGTTGGTCTTTTTTACACACCGGGAGAATATAGCCCGGCTTTTGCGTGGTGAGGAGAACAAGATGTCTTTCGCGAGAAAGAACAGTGAAGATCGATGATGGAAAAGATCCTGAAAGGTCCTGTTGAGGTGCGCAATGTGATCATTAGCGAGGCCGGAAGGAAATGCGCCGACCCAGAATACCGATCGTTCCGTTCTGTAGCAATCTTATTGATACTGCTCTTACCGAATTTGCTTCTTGCGCAAGGCGATGTACAATTGCGTGCAAAGGCCGATGCATTGTTCGAGGCGGAGAAGTTTGCCGAAGCAATGCCGATGTACTCGCAGTTGGTGAGCTTGGAACCCAGCGATCGTACGTTGAACTACTTGTTCGGTACGTGTATTCTTTTCGGAGGTGCTGATAAGGAAAAGGCAATAGGTCATTTGAAATATGCCACTGATTTTCCCGCAATTCCCACAATGGCGTGGTACTGGTTGGGCAGAGCCTACCATCTCAATTACAGATTCAAGGATGCCCAGACGGCCTATCAGCGGTTCGTTGGCACGGGCGATAGGAAGGCACTTGAGAAATGGCCCGTTGAAGCGCTGCAACAGCAATGTCGGAATGGCGAAAAGCTATTGAGTAACCTGAAGGAAATTAAGGTGCGGAATAAGGTGGAGGTCAATGATGTGGATTTCTTCCGATTCTATGACCTCAGTGACATCGGGGGCAAGATCGTCGTAATGCCCGAGGAGCTGAAGACCAGTTACGACAAGAAGAAAGAGCTGCGCAGCTTGGTCTATTTGCCGGACAGAGGGGGGACCTTCTATTTCGGGAGCTACGGCAAGGATGGCAAGACGGGTCTGGACATCTATCGGTCGGAACTTGTCAACGGAAGTTATGCCTCTCCCGTAAAATTGGCGGGTTATATCAACACCGATCAGGATGAGGATTTTGCATTCCTGCATCCGGATGGCAAAACGTTCTACTTCAGCAGTAAAGGGCATTCCAGTATGGGAGGCTATGATGTATTCCGGGCATCGTTCGATAAAGGGTTGGATGCGTTCGGCAGACCGGAGAATATGGACTTTGCCGTCAACACACCGGATGACGACATCTTCTACATTGTTGATCCGGAACAAAAGGAGGCCTGCTTTGCGAGTGCGCGTAGCAGTAGTCAAGGGAATCTGCACGTGTATCGGGTTGCAACGGAGCAGCTCAAATTGAACCTGACGGTGCTAAAAGGCACCTTTGCGAATGGCTTCGATGCTTCTGATCGAAAAGCACACATCGTTGTAGTGGATGACCTCACACGGGAAACCGTTATCGACGTTCAAACGGATATCAATGGCTCCTACATTATTTCTCTGCCTAGGAGTGGTCGGTTCCGGTATCAAGTTGATTGTGGCCCCACAGGGCGCAAGCATGTAGGGATCGTGGATGTACCTGCGAATGATTCGCCGCGAGCCTATCGGCAAGAGATCGAATTGGTGAATAAGAGCGGTGCGGAAGAACTTGTGATCCGGAACTACTTCGATTCACCACTGGATGGCGACATCATTGAGCTGGCGTTGGATGAGATCAAACGGCGGGCTAGGCTTGATGTTGTAAAGCCCCAAGAGATCGCGGTGGTGCCGACGCCAGAGGTCATTGGCGACGTAATGACCGCAGCCGGTTTCACGGGCGATATCGATAAAGCTGCGGCGGTGCGATTGGCGCAGAACGACGCGGCAGAGGAAGAGATGAAAGCCAATGAGATGCTTAGCGATAGCAAAGAAGCTTTCGGAATTGCAATATCATCGGTGAACGATGCGGAAAAGGCAGCCGCGCGAGCAGAGCAATTGTTGACCGAGGCCAATGCTGCATCGAGTGAGGAGGCCAAGAACAAGCTGATGACCGATGCCGCGCGCGAGCGGCAGCATGCGCGTGATGCACACATGCGAGCACGCGCTGCGCAACGAACAGGTCTGGATCTGGAGACCGAAAGTGCAGCTGCTCGGCAACGCGGTATTGCCGCGACCAAACGATCCAACGACGTTCAACAAGCACTCAATGCGAACAACGATAAAGCAGCGCTTCCATTGCTGATCGCATTGCGCAAACATCTGGAAGAAAAAGCAGGACCCGGTGGTGAAAAGGATTTTGTGGAACTGCAGCGCAGGGCGGCCACCGCGAAGAAGGAAGAAGGGGATAGAGCCATGTCACAGGCCAATTCGAAAAGCTTGGATGAGACCGAATTGAAAAATAGGCTGGCCAGGGCAAAGCGCGAAGTGGTGGAAGCGCGAGGGAGCAAGAAGGAAACGCTGGAAAAAGAGATCGCTGAATACCAGACCCAATTGGGATACCTGCATGATGAGACCGAAGCCGCATTCGCTAAGGCCGATGTGCTCAATCGCGAGACCAAGGTCATGAAGGGGCAAGTGATGCTCACGAAGAAACTTGCAACTACCAGTTCCGGGAACAAAGCCGATCCGGATAAGAATGATGTGGCTTCCTTGGGTCAACGTATTGGTGGCATCGGTACGCGTATCGCGAATATTGAAGTGGATGAACGCTACGATCCGGAACTAAGTACCAATGAGGCGGAGGTAGAAGCGCGCATGTTCGATTGGAACGGTTCATATGCGGCTACGGCAAGCAACGGTATCACAGCCACTCGTGCTGCGGAAAGAGAATCGGTCACGGAACGCGTTGATACCAGAAAGAACGAGGTCGCCGGTGAGGAACTTACCCAAGAGACTTCGCCCGATACCGACGTTGCGGATGTGCCAACAGGACAAGGAAAACCGGATGAGGATACCACCGCTTCTGCATTGCCAAGCGTTCGCTTAGCTTCTGTTGGTGAGAATAGCAACGGCACCAATGATCAAATAGCAGGAAAGACCAATAACACCGATGGAACTGGAACAAAGGACCCAGCTACAACGAGTGATCAAGATCGAACCAGAGTTAGTTCAGCCGACCCTTCGGTAGTGCCGTCCACGACAAGTGAGAAGACCGCATCAACGCCAGAGGAACTTTCACCGGAAGAGATCAGGAATGCAGGCGAGAATGATGCACTGGTTGTAATGAACACTGAAGCACCATCTGAGCTGGATGCGGCCACTAAGCGATTCGTTCTGGAGAATGAGCTCGCCGAGTTGCGTCAAATTGAAAAGGCGGAGAAGGACGCCGGAAAGAAGCAGGAGATCGCACAGCGCATGGCTGAACTCGACGTTTTATTGAATGCACCGGTGCCTGAGCCGGAAGAGGCAAATGCCGAGATCGCCACCGATGAGGATCTGCGACCTACAGCAGCCGATATGGAACGAGTGCCGATGACGTTCGATCCTGGAATTAAGGACAGCCTCTTGATCACGGACCTGTATAGCGACTATTCCAAGGACAAGGCCCGGATCTTGAAAATGGACGATCCCATTGATCGTGCTGATGGTCTCAACGGATTGGAATTGATGCTCGCCGATAGTCTCCGTGGTGAGATGGTAAGGCAGCTCGCAGTGTTGCAATTGGATTCCAGCCAAGCAGGAACGATCCTTCCGCGTATTTCACGTTTGAGCAAGATGCGCGAGGAGCGTATTGAAACAGGAGCACAGTACGCCGCCGTGGCGCAGCAGGTCGCGGAGGCACAGCCGGAGGAACCCGGTATGAATTCGATCCAACTTTCAGAAGTGATCGGTTCCCAAGAAGAGAAAGAACCGGAAACGGCCAAAGCGCGGCATCCAATTCTTGACCGTTTCATCAGCGTAGACCCCGATCCGAAGAATGTCTACGCAAGTGATCTTGCGCACAGGGCAGATGGCTTGGACAATGCACTTGCATTCAAAACGGCCGACCTCGCGCGTATCGATGGGATCCAGGGGGAACTTGATTCGCTCAACAACCTGCTGATGGGCCATGCACGAGATAAGGAGTACGATAAGTTGATCAAGGAAATGAGTCAGTTGCACGATGAGCGCTACATCATCCGCACGGACCTGGGCCAACGGTCCGCGTTCCTAACGAAGAGCGAATTTACTGAAGCGAAGGACAGTGTTAAGACATTGGAGGCCGTTGTGAAGTCAAAAGCATTGTTGGTGGACGAGCCGTTGTGGGTCATGGCCAAAGCATTGCGCTCAGATGCCGATATGCAATTCGAACAAGCTGCCGAAATGCGCAAGCAAGCGGACCGGATCAATGATATTTTTGAGCGTGATAGCTTGTATCGTACCGCGTATGGATCGGAGCTGGAAGGGTTGCGCAGTATCGACGAGGCAATTACGGTGAACAACTATATCCTGAGCGACGAATTCAAGGAAGGAGAACAACTCGAATACGTTACGGTTGCTTCTCGCGTATTGGGCATCCCGGAACCAGTTGCGGAACGGTCTGAGGAAATTGCTGCCAATAGCGAACAGGAACAAGATTCCGGAACGGATGTCGCGATCACCGATCTGAACACCATGGATCCGGTCCGGAATGACACGACCGACCAAGCCGAAGATCAGATCGCACAGGCAACTGGAACTCCGGATACGGATACGATCTCGGATCCCGCAGCTTCATTGACGGAGGGCAGTACAGAAGCAGAACAGAACAATGAACTGATATCCGAAGTCGTGGAGGATAATGTTGATCCGGTCCAGAGCAACGAACCGATCGATCAAGTAGCGGAACTGGTTCCAGTTCCAGTACCCGCAAGTGGAACAGTTACGGATAATGT
This genomic window from Flavobacteriales bacterium contains:
- the plsY gene encoding glycerol-3-phosphate 1-O-acyltransferase PlsY, with amino-acid sequence MEFPWVYSISAIVVAYFFGSIPSSVWWGKAFYGVDVREHGSRNAGATNTFRVLGWRAGVPVLVIDILKGFIPVRLLPNFSDLEPDTAPWMWLRVALLFAAVLGHLYPIMAKFRGGKGMATSLGGVLAVHPGAALICLIVFLVVFLLSKYVSLGSLGAAITFPIAVALIYHEASAVKVGFAIILCLLVFFTHRENIARLLRGEENKMSFARKNSEDR
- a CDS encoding PD40 domain-containing protein, which encodes MMEKILKGPVEVRNVIISEAGRKCADPEYRSFRSVAILLILLLPNLLLAQGDVQLRAKADALFEAEKFAEAMPMYSQLVSLEPSDRTLNYLFGTCILFGGADKEKAIGHLKYATDFPAIPTMAWYWLGRAYHLNYRFKDAQTAYQRFVGTGDRKALEKWPVEALQQQCRNGEKLLSNLKEIKVRNKVEVNDVDFFRFYDLSDIGGKIVVMPEELKTSYDKKKELRSLVYLPDRGGTFYFGSYGKDGKTGLDIYRSELVNGSYASPVKLAGYINTDQDEDFAFLHPDGKTFYFSSKGHSSMGGYDVFRASFDKGLDAFGRPENMDFAVNTPDDDIFYIVDPEQKEACFASARSSSQGNLHVYRVATEQLKLNLTVLKGTFANGFDASDRKAHIVVVDDLTRETVIDVQTDINGSYIISLPRSGRFRYQVDCGPTGRKHVGIVDVPANDSPRAYRQEIELVNKSGAEELVIRNYFDSPLDGDIIELALDEIKRRARLDVVKPQEIAVVPTPEVIGDVMTAAGFTGDIDKAAAVRLAQNDAAEEEMKANEMLSDSKEAFGIAISSVNDAEKAAARAEQLLTEANAASSEEAKNKLMTDAARERQHARDAHMRARAAQRTGLDLETESAAARQRGIAATKRSNDVQQALNANNDKAALPLLIALRKHLEEKAGPGGEKDFVELQRRAATAKKEEGDRAMSQANSKSLDETELKNRLARAKREVVEARGSKKETLEKEIAEYQTQLGYLHDETEAAFAKADVLNRETKVMKGQVMLTKKLATTSSGNKADPDKNDVASLGQRIGGIGTRIANIEVDERYDPELSTNEAEVEARMFDWNGSYAATASNGITATRAAERESVTERVDTRKNEVAGEELTQETSPDTDVADVPTGQGKPDEDTTASALPSVRLASVGENSNGTNDQIAGKTNNTDGTGTKDPATTSDQDRTRVSSADPSVVPSTTSEKTASTPEELSPEEIRNAGENDALVVMNTEAPSELDAATKRFVLENELAELRQIEKAEKDAGKKQEIAQRMAELDVLLNAPVPEPEEANAEIATDEDLRPTAADMERVPMTFDPGIKDSLLITDLYSDYSKDKARILKMDDPIDRADGLNGLELMLADSLRGEMVRQLAVLQLDSSQAGTILPRISRLSKMREERIETGAQYAAVAQQVAEAQPEEPGMNSIQLSEVIGSQEEKEPETAKARHPILDRFISVDPDPKNVYASDLAHRADGLDNALAFKTADLARIDGIQGELDSLNNLLMGHARDKEYDKLIKEMSQLHDERYIIRTDLGQRSAFLTKSEFTEAKDSVKTLEAVVKSKALLVDEPLWVMAKALRSDADMQFEQAAEMRKQADRINDIFERDSLYRTAYGSELEGLRSIDEAITVNNYILSDEFKEGEQLEYVTVASRVLGIPEPVAERSEEIAANSEQEQDSGTDVAITDLNTMDPVRNDTTDQAEDQIAQATGTPDTDTISDPAASLTEGSTEAEQNNELISEVVEDNVDPVQSNEPIDQVAELVPVPVPASGTVTDNVDQVVIPIEAEDLISEPATTSVIDTSASETVAETLDRDPTSTDPIVADTPPANNESTSEEASATLEENGSEPSITAPAVNTTGDPIVLNNDPTAATSEGSSAKTVLTTEGTIVPAAEDRADAIAERIIGEQPTDRRRPIEYYASFLQVEDISDPSVFPEPTIKDPDRLQVMAESAVREAIDLERSSLEKAELAAVNLTEASTAKKRDKAELEILAVRNTALSDSLHTASVQRDREARMLDIQLQQMKQSELFRERMLRYYYMTPEELTMIEARSDQNLYFQARAKAQDQQNAADEAARNAQADRVAGESLRAEAIRVGENAGGSVSADEAAQTAGLLQLRAGRMMARADSLGDVAERLRIAALNSNNKASMVMQTMQTDLATETVALETRTSVVNDPIADLVSPSTTVADPSPVPTPAPAPAPTPVSDPSPAIAGTIPAVLKEDVFDIRSTPVVRTEAIPIDAAIPEGIVFKVQIGAFKSGISKDAFSELTPITGETVGNGFVRYTAGMFTGFEGAAKAKDLVRERGYGDAFVVAYQDGKRIPLGDAMRQTGAAGVEPASAAITTAPASTTPTPTVVTPAPATSTTVPAATTVPVTTPPANTDEAILATYPATAEEVLASYTPPVDATAYYNEPGAAPAKQVETVKGLFFTVQVGVYSKPVALDRIFNIEPLNSERTATGKIRYTTGMFLDTDAARTRKDVTVTLGVSDAYVTAYINGKRIPLSEANALLAKFGTSILAQP